The Luteibacter flocculans genomic interval AGTGCGAACGAGAAGACGAGCAGCCCGGCGAAGACGACCAGCGCCTCGCGCGGCGTCACGCGTCCGCTGGCGATGGGCCGGCCGGCCGTGCGCGCAACCTGCGGATCGAGCTTGCGATCCGCGTAGTCGTTGATCGCGCAGCCTGCCGATCGCATCGCAAAGACGCCCAGCGTGAAGATCACCAGCGGCCCGATGGGCGGGAAATCTTTCGCTGCCAGCCACAGTGCCCACCATGTGGGCCACAGCAGCAGAAGCGCTCCGATGGGCCGGTCCATCCGCGTGAGCACCAGATAGGCGTGAATCTTTTCGCGCCGCGCAGCCGGCAGTCCTTTCAGAAGAAAAGCGATGACGCGCTCGGCCGAGGTCGATGCATCGGCGGGGCGTGCGGGCGCGGCGGCCGGTGCCTTGCGCGCGGCAGGCGCCGTCTTTCGCCCTGGGGAGGGTTTGCGGGACGTGGGAGTCATGCGGGAAGTCTAGCCGACGCCCGCCGACATGCCCTACTGGCGCGACCCGTCAAGGGTCGCGCCCATCAGGAAACGATCAACGCTCCAGCGGTTCGATCGGATCGTTATCCACCGGCGGCTCAGGGTCCGCGTCCCGTTCGGGCCGGAAACTGCCCGGCTTGCGAATTTCCTCGTCCGGGCGGTTCTTGCCGGGCTCCGCAAACGGCGGCTGGGGATTGGTTGGCGTATAGGGCATGGGGCTTGCTCCATCGGCGGGGAGCGCTCACGGTAGGCGCGGCGGAGTGAAGCACCCGGATACGTCCCGTAAAGCGCCGGTCCACGCGATCGTGGGGAAGACCGCCCGCCTCGCGCGGCGTATGCTCGGCGGTCGCATTCACCAAGGAACCCGATCATGAAAATCCTGATCATTGGCGCTGGCGGCACGCTGGGCCAGGCTGTCGTCAACGAACTCGGCGCACGTCACGAGATCGTCCGCGCCGGACGCACCCACGGCGACGTACGCGTGGACCTGCGCGACGCGGCGAGCGTTACCGCCATGTTCCGCGACGTGGGCGAACTGGATGCCGTCGTCTGCACGGCCGGCAAGGTGCCGTTCGCACCGCTGGCGGAGCTGAGCGAGGCGCGCTATCTCGAAGGCCTGCAGGACAAGCTGCTGGGTCAGGTGCGCCTCGTGGAAGCAGGTACGCCACGGCTGCGCGACGGTGGCTCGTTCACCCTCATCACCGGCATCCTGACCGAGCAGCCGATCGTCGCCGGCGCCTGCGCCAGCATGGTCAACGGCGCCGTGGAAGCGTTCGTGCGTGCAGCAGCGATCGAGTTGCCGCGTGGTCTGCGCATCAACGCCGTGAGCCCCAACGTGCTGGTCGAGTCGATGGAAGGTTACGGGCCGTTCTTCCGCGGATTCGAACCGGTTCCCGCGGCACGCGCCGCGCTGGCGTTCTCGCGCTCGGTCGAGGGACGCCAGACCGGGCAGGTCTACAAGGTCTGGTAAAGACTCCGCCGCACAGGCGCCGCTAAAGCAGCGCCTGTGCGGTTGCACCTGCCGGGATCTGCGGGCGCTCGATCGCCGCGATGCCACTGCGGGCATGATCGACGATCTCTCCGCGCTGGCGCAGGGCGTCGAGGAAATCGTCGACCTCTGCTGCGTTGCCCGTGTACTCCATGACCGACTGCGTACCGCTACGGTGCAGAAGACGCGCACCGAAGCGTGCCAGGCAGGTATCGGCGGCGGCCTCCGGTGCGTCGAACCTCACCACCAGCAGTTCGCGCTCCACGTGCTCGCGTGCGGTCAATTCGCCGATCTCGATCACGTCCACGAGCTTGGCCGACTGCTTGACGATCTGGTCGATCACGGCCTCGTCGCCGAAGACGACGAGCGTCAGGCGCGACACGTCCACGTCGGGCGTCGCCGCCACGGTCAGCGACTCGATGTTGTAGCCGCGCGCGGCAAACAGACCGGCCACTCTTGCCAGCGCACCTGCCTCGTTCTGCAACAGCATGGAAACCAGATGGCGCATGGTCAGAACATCCCCGTCGGTTCGGCCTCGGCGGGCGTGGCGGGCGCATGCCGGCTCGCAATCCACTCGCCGGTAATCATCTCGGCATAGGTCGCGCCCGGCCCCACCATGGGATAGACCCCCGCGTCGGGGTCGATGACCACTTCAAGAAAGGCCGGACCATCGAAGGCGAGGAAGTCGGCGATCGTGGCGTCGATGCGCGCGGGGTCATCGAGACGCTGCGCCCACTCGAAACCATCCGCCTGTGCGGCCTTCACGAAGTCCTTCTTGTGCAGGCTCTTGTCGGAGGCGGAGAAGCGGCCCTTGAAGAACAGCTTCTGCCACTGGCGCACCATGCCGTCGCCGCTGTTGTTGAGCACCACCACCTTCACCGGCAGGCCGTACGTGGTGACCGTCTCCAACTCACCGATGTTCATGCGAATGCTCGCGTCACCGTCGATGTCGATCACGACCCGATCGCGCCGCGCGAACTGCGCGCCGATGGCGGCAGGAAGGCCGAAGCCCATCGTTCCCATCGACCCGGACGTGAGCCAGTGTCGCGGCTCGCGAAAGTCGAAGTACTGCGCGGCCCACATCTGGTGCTGGCCCACGCCCGTACTGATGATGGCGCGACCGCCGGTGATGCGATTGATGGCCTCGATGACCGCGCATGGCTGGATGGCCTCGCCATCGCGGCGGAAGTTCATGGGATGCGTGGCTTTCAGCGTGGTCACGTGCTCGCGCCAGGCCGAGTAGTCCGGGCGGAAGCCATGGCGCTTGCCGTAGGCGGTGAGGCGGATCAGTGACGTATCCAGCGAGCCCACATGGTGCCAGTCCACCGCCTTGACCTTGCCGATCTCGGCGGGATCGATGTCGATCTGCGCAATGGCGCGCGCCTTCGGTGCAAATTTGTCGGGGACGCCAACCACGCGGTCATCGAAGCGTGCGCCCAGCGCGAGCACGAGATCGCAATCGTCCATGGCGTAGTTCGCATACGCCGCACCGTGCATGCCGAGCATGTTCAGTGCGAGCGGATCGGTCGTGTCGAACCCCCCGATACCCATGAGCGTGGTGACCACGGGGATGCCGAAAGTATGCGCGAAGTCACGCAGCGCGTCGGCCGCGCCTGCAGCGACGATCCCGCCACCGGCATAGATGAGCGGTCGGCGCGAACGGTTCAGCAGTGCGATGAAGCGGGCGCACTCGGTGTCCGCGATGGTGGCGGATTCCACTGCACGCAGGCGCGTGCGGTAGCCGCGCACCGGCAGTTCACGCGAGCCGTCGAAAACGAGCGGCGCGTTCTGGACGTCTTTGGGAATGTCTATGACGACAGGGCCGGGCCTGCCGCTGCGAGCGATGTGAAACGCCGTGCGCAAGGTGGCTTCCAGGGTCGACGCATCCGTCACGAGGAACACATGCTTGGCGCACGAGCCCATGATCGTGCTGATGGGTGCTTCCTGAAACGCATCGGTGCCGATGGACTTGGTCGGCACCTGGCCGCAGATCACCACCATTGGAATGGAGTCGGCCATGCAATCGCGCACGGGCGTCACGGCGTTGGTGGCCCCGGGGCCGGACGTGACCAGCGCGGCGCCGACGCGTCCCGACGCGCGCGCATACCCGGCGGCCATGAAACAGGCGCCTTGTTCGTTGGCGGGCACGATCAGCGGCAGCGGCTCGCTGCCGTCATCGGCTGCGTGGTCCGCGTTGTAGCGGAAGACGGCGTCGTATACGGGAAGGATGGCGCCGCCGGAATAGCCGAAAAGGACGTCGAGGCCTTCGTCGGCAAGTACCTGCACGACGATGTCTGCGCCGGTCATGGATTGACCGGCCAGGGGATGGGTCGAGGGAGTGCGGCGAATGTCGCCGACGCTGTCCACTTGGGCATTCACGGTGTGTCGTTCCTTACTTGGCAAGTGATCCGGTGCGAAGGCTCGCGCACGCGACGCGAGCCTTCGCGTTCCTCATTCCGCCTTGGCGGGTTCTGCTGCCGGCTTCGGCTGGTTCGCGGCGAGCCACGGCATGCGTGCGCGAAGCTGCGCGCCGACCTTCTCGATGGGGTGGTCCAGATCGCGTTGCTTGAGTGCCTTGTAGTTCGGCAGGCCGGCCTTGTATTCGGCCGTCCATTCGCGGGCGAAAGTGCCATCCTGGATGTCCTTGAGCACGCCCTTCATGCGTTCCTTCGTGCCTTCGTCCACCACGCGCGGGCCGCGGGTGTAATCGCCGTACTGCGCCGTTTCCGACACGAATTCGAGCATGCGGGCGAGGCCGCCTTCGTAGAACAGGTCCACGATCAGCTTCAGCTCGTGCATGACTTCGTAGTAGGCAATCTCGGGCCGGTAGCCCGCTTCGACGAGCGTTTCGAAACCCTTGATGACCAGTTCGGACGCGCCGCCGCAAAGCACGGCCTGTTCGCCGAACAGGTCGGTCTCGGTCTCTTCCTTGAAGTCCGTTTCGATCAGCATGGCGCGTGCGCCGCCGATGCCCGCCGCGTATGCGGTGGCGCGCTCCGCGGCCTTGCCGGTGGCGTCCTGATGCACGGCGTACAGGCAGGGCACGCCGCGACCGATCTCGTACTCGCGACGAACCAGTGCACCCGGTCCCTTCGGGGCCACCAGCACGACGTCGATGTCCTCGCGGGGCTTGATCTGGCCGAAGTGCACGTTGAAGCCGTGGGCGAAGAGCAGTGTCGCACCGGGTTTCATGTTCGGAGCGATGGCGTTTTCGTAGATGGCGGGCTGGGTCATGTCCGGTGTCAGCACGGCCACGAGGTCGGCGCCGCGCACGGCGTCGGCGGGTTCCGCCACGGCGAAGCCATCGACATAGGCGCGGCTCCACGACGGGCCGCCCGGACGCAGCCCGACCACGACGTCGAGTCCGGAATCCTTGAGGTTCAGCGCATGCGCGCGACCCTGGCTGCCGTAGCCGAGCACGGCGATACGGGCGTTCTGCAGCGGAGCGGTAGTGGCTTGGATATCGGTCACGAGGTGTCTCCTTGGGATGTTCGAAACGGAAGGCGAAACGAATAGCGGTGCGGGAGGGATCAGTTGCCGATCAGTTCCTGGCTCAGGTCTTCGTCCTCGATCTCGCGGCGCGCGCGAGGTGACGCGATGGGCGCGTCGTCGAAGGCTTGGGTGACCGCGCCTTCGGCGGCAGAGCCGACCAGGCGCGCGTATTTCGCAAGGACTCCGCGCGTGACTTTCGGAGGTGCCGGTCGCCATGCGGCACGGCGCGATGCCAGATCGGCATCGGTGCGCAGCTCACGCGTGGATGCATCGATGAAGATCGCATCGCCCTCACGCAGCAGGCCGATCGGTCCGCCACGTGCCGCCTCCGGCGCGATGTGACCGACCATGAAGCCGTGCGTGGCGCCGCTGAAACGGCCGTCGGTGATGAGCGCGACGTCGTTGCCCAGACCGCGTCCGACCAGTGCGGCCGTGACCGCGAGCATCTCGCGCATGCCGGGACCACCGGCGGGGCCTTCGTTGCGGATCACCATGATGTCGCCGGCACGGATGCGTCCGGCTTGCACGGCCGCGAATGCTTCTTCCTCGCTCTCGAACACGCGTGCGGGCCCAGCGTGGCTCGTGCGGCCATGACCGGCCAGCTTGAGGATGCAACCCTCGGGCGAGAGATTGCCGTACAGGATGCTGTAGCCACCGCGCGGCTTGAAGGCATTCTCGACGGAACGCACGACCTGCTGGCCTTCCGTCGCGGCAGGCGCCGCGTCGAGTTCCTCGAAGAGGGTGCGGCCCGTCACCGTCTGGGTATCAGCGATCAGTCCGGCTTCGCGCAGCGCACGAGCGACGATCGCCGTACCACCCGCGGCGGTCAGTTCGACGGCGCTGTACCGGCCACCCGGTTTCAGGTCGGCGATCACGGGCGTATGCGCGGAGGCCGGTTCGAAGTCCTCGATGGACAGCGGCACGCGCGCCTCGTTGGCCATGGCGAGCAGATGCAGCACGGCGTTGGTGGAGCCCGCCGTAGCGGCGACCATGCGTGCGGCGTTGTCGAATGCGGCTCGGGTCATGACGTCGCGCGGGCGGCGATTCGCTTCCAGGCATGCCATCGCCAGCTCTCCGCAACGGAAGGCAGCGTCGCGCTTTGCAGGCGCGGTAGCGGGAATGTCGTTCAGGCCTACCGGCGACAAGCCGAGCGTGGTGAGCACCATTGCCATCGTGTTCGCGGTGAACTGGCCGCCGCACGCGCCTGCGCCGGGACAAGCATGGCGCTCGACGTCGTCCAGTTCGGCGTCGTCGATCTTGCCGGCGCCATGTGCGCCCACGGCCTCGAAGACTTCCTGCACCGTGATCGGGCAACCGTTGCGGCTGCCGTGGTCGATGCTGCCGCCGTACAACGCGACGCCGGGAATATTCAGTCGCGCAAGCGCCATGGCTGCGGCGGGGATGGTCTTGTCGCAACCGCAGAGGACCACCATCGCGTCGAGGCAATGACCATCCACGGCCAGTTCGATGGAGTCGGTGATCACTTCGCGGCTGACCAGCGAGGAACGCATGCCCGACGTGCCCATGGCGATGCCGTCGGTGACCGCGATGGTGTTGAACTCCACCGGCGTGCCACCTGCCGCCCGCACGCCTTCGGCGGCGGCTTCGGCGAGATCGCGCAGGTTGAGGTTGCACGGCGAGACATTGGACCAGCTGTGCACGATGGCGACCATCGGCCGGGCAATGGCTTCGTCGTCGAGGCCGGTGGCGCGCAGCATGGCCCGCGCCGGTGCGCGATCGGGACCTGTCTTGATCGCATCGCTGCGCAGCGTGCGAATGGGGATCTTCTTCGTTGTCATGCGGCCTCCGCCTTGGCGTTACAGGCTTCGATCACGGCGCGGGTCACGGCATGCGTGGTGGCCGTGCCGCCGAGATCGCGGGTGAGATCGGCGTGTTCGAGGACGTGGTCCACGGCGGCTTCGACCGCTGCGGCTTCCTCGGTGAGCCCGAGCGAATGACGCAGCAGCATTGCGGCGGAGAGGATCGTGCCGAGCGGGTTCGCGAGCGATTGCCCGGCGATGTCGGGCGCAGAACCGTGGATCGGTTCGTACACGCCCGCGCCGGGACCGCCAATCGACGCCGACGGCGACAGTCCCAACGAACCTGCGAGTACCGACGCCTCGTCGGTCAGGATGTCGCCGAACATGTTCTCGGTCACGATCACGTCGTAGTCGGCGGGCCGCGTCAGCAGATGCATCGCCATGGAATCGACCAGTTGGTGTTCCAGCGCCACGTCCGGAAAGTCCGCCGCGACGCGCGTGGCGACCGAGCGCCACAGCCGCGAGGTTTCGAGCACGTTGGCCTTGTCCACCGAGGTGACCTTGCGGCGGCGCGTGCGGGCCAGCGCGAAGGCGTGACGCACCACGCGCTCGATCTCCTCGACGCTATAGCGGCACTCGTCGGTGGCGTCGTGCTCGCTGCGGGTCTTTGCGCCGAAGTAGATGCCGCCGGTGAGTTCGCGGATGAAGACGAGGTCGACGCCCTTGGTACGCTCGGGTTTCAGCGGCGAGAGTGCCGCGGTGCGCGGATGCAGCTTCAACGGCCGCACGTTGGCGAACACGCCGAGCAGCTTGCGCATCGCCAGCAGGCCTTGCTCCGGGCGAACCGGCGCATTCGGATCGGACCATTTCGGGCCACCAACGGCGCCGAGCAGCACAGCGTCCGCGGCGAGCAAGGCCTCGCGGGTCTGCGGCGGCAGTGGATCGCCGAAGCGGTCGATCGCATCGCCACCGATAGCGTGCTCTGCAAAGGTGAATTCGTGGCCGAAGCGCGTCGCGATCTGACGCAGCACCGCAACGCCAGCCGAAGCGACCTCAGGACCGATGCCGTCACCCGGCAACACGACGATGGAAGCCTTCATGCCGCCGCCTCCATGCGTTGTTCGTAGGCGGCGATGGCGCTCTCCTGCTGCAGCAGAAAGCCGAGCTGGTCGACGCCGTTCAACAGGCAGTGACGCGAGAACGCATCGAGATCGAAACGTAGGTTGCCGCCGTCGGGGAGGCGGATGGTGCCTTCCGCGATGTCGATGCGCAGTTCCACACCCGGGTTATCGAGCAGCCAGCGATGCTCGGCGTCGCTCACCACGATGGCGAGCAGGCCGTTCTTCAGCGAGTTGCCACGGAAGATGTCGGCGATCTCGTTGGAGATCACCGCGCGAATGCCGTAGTCGAGCAATGCCCAGGGCGCGTGCTCGCGCGACGAGCCGCAACCAAAGTTGCGACCCGCGACGAGAATGGAACAACCGCGCGCCTCGGGTCGGTTGAGCGGAAAGGCAGGATCGTCGCTGCCGTCGGCGGCGTAGCGCCAGTCCTCGAAGCAATGCTTGCCCAGGCCGGTGCGTTCGGTGGTGGTCAGGAACCGCGCCGGGATGATCCGGTCGGTGTCGATGTTCTCGTTGCGCAGTACCGCTGTACGGGAATGCACGTAGGTCAGCGGGCGAAGGGTCGGGCTCATGCGGCTACTTCCTGGGTCATGTACTCGCGGGGATCGGCGACGTGGCCGGCGACGGCGGACGCGGCGGCCACCAGCGGGCTGGCCAGCACGGTGCGTGCCCCCTTGCCTTGGCGACCTTCGAAGTTGCGGTTGCTGGTGGCGACGACGAGCTGCCCGGGCTGGGCGAGGTCGCCGTTCATGGCGATGCACATGGAGCAACCCGGCTCACGCCATTCGGCGCCGGCCGCACGGAAGACCTCGTGCAGGCCTTCGCGCTCCGCATCGCGGCGCACCTGTTCCGAACCCGGCACTACCAGCATGCGGACACGGCTCGCCACGCGGCGGCCGCGCAGGATGGCCGCGGCAGCGCGCAGGTCGGACAGTCGGCCATTCGTGCAACTACCGATGAAGACGACGTCCACCGGTTCGCCCGCAATCGACTTGCCGGCGGTGACCTGCATGTAATCCAGCGCGCGCTGTTCCAACGCATCGGTGGCTGCAGGCACGGGCGCATGAATCGAAACGACCATGCCCGGGTGCGTGCCATAGGTGACCGAGGGCTGGATGGTCGACGCGTCGATGCGTACCTCGCGGTCGTAGCGCGCGCCTTCGTCGGTCGGCAAGGTGCGCCAGTAGGCGACGGCGCGGTCCCATGCTTCACCCTTCGGCACGCGCTCGCGGCCTTCGAGCCAGGCGAAGGTGGTGTCGTCCGGTGCGATGAGCCCGGCACGAGCGCCGGCTTCGATCGACATGTTGCACACCGTCATGCGCTCTTCCATCGACAGCGCGCGGATCGCCTCGCCGGTGTATTCGATGACATGGCCGGTGCCGCCGCCGATACCGATGGTGCCGATGATGTGCAGGATGAGGTCCTTGGCGGTGACGCCGTCCTGCAGTGCGCCATCCACGTGGATGGCGAACGACTTCGGCTTGCGCTGGAGTAGGCATTGGGTGGCGAGCACGTGGCCGACCTCGGTCGTGCCGATGCCGAACGCCAGTGCGCCGAAGGCGCCATGCGTGGCGGTGTGGCTGTCGCCGCAGACGATCGTCATGCCCGGTTGCGTCGCACCTACCTCCGGGCCGGCCACGTGGACGATGCCGCGCTGCGGGCTGTCCCAGCCCATCAGGTCGATGCCGAACTCGCGCACGTTGGATTCGAGTTTTGCGACCTGGGCTTCGGCTTCCGGCGTGTAATACGGTCGCTTGCCGTTGGCGTCGGGCGGCAGTGTGGGCGTGGAATGATCCAGTGTCGCCAGCGTGCGATCCGGACGACGAACCTTCAGTCCACGGCTGCGCAATTCGTCGAAGGCCTGCGGCGAAGTGACCTCGTGGACCATGTGCAGGTCGATGTAGAGCACGCCCGGCGTGGCCTCGGTCTCGGCCACCACCTGGTGTGTGTCCCACAGCTTGTCGAACAGGGTGCGTGCGCTCATGCCGCGGCCCTCCCGGCGGTCGCATCCTCGACGGGCGTGAGCCAGCCCCAGCGATCTTCGGTGCGGCCGTCGAACAGTCCGAAGAAATCCGCCTGCAGTTGCCGCGTGATGGGGCCCGGTCGACCCGTGCCCA includes:
- a CDS encoding short chain dehydrogenase encodes the protein MKILIIGAGGTLGQAVVNELGARHEIVRAGRTHGDVRVDLRDAASVTAMFRDVGELDAVVCTAGKVPFAPLAELSEARYLEGLQDKLLGQVRLVEAGTPRLRDGGSFTLITGILTEQPIVAGACASMVNGAVEAFVRAAAIELPRGLRINAVSPNVLVESMEGYGPFFRGFEPVPAARAALAFSRSVEGRQTGQVYKVW
- the ilvN gene encoding acetolactate synthase small subunit, translated to MRHLVSMLLQNEAGALARVAGLFAARGYNIESLTVAATPDVDVSRLTLVVFGDEAVIDQIVKQSAKLVDVIEIGELTAREHVERELLVVRFDAPEAAADTCLARFGARLLHRSGTQSVMEYTGNAAEVDDFLDALRQRGEIVDHARSGIAAIERPQIPAGATAQALL
- the ilvB gene encoding biosynthetic-type acetolactate synthase large subunit, which codes for MTGADIVVQVLADEGLDVLFGYSGGAILPVYDAVFRYNADHAADDGSEPLPLIVPANEQGACFMAAGYARASGRVGAALVTSGPGATNAVTPVRDCMADSIPMVVICGQVPTKSIGTDAFQEAPISTIMGSCAKHVFLVTDASTLEATLRTAFHIARSGRPGPVVIDIPKDVQNAPLVFDGSRELPVRGYRTRLRAVESATIADTECARFIALLNRSRRPLIYAGGGIVAAGAADALRDFAHTFGIPVVTTLMGIGGFDTTDPLALNMLGMHGAAYANYAMDDCDLVLALGARFDDRVVGVPDKFAPKARAIAQIDIDPAEIGKVKAVDWHHVGSLDTSLIRLTAYGKRHGFRPDYSAWREHVTTLKATHPMNFRRDGEAIQPCAVIEAINRITGGRAIISTGVGQHQMWAAQYFDFREPRHWLTSGSMGTMGFGLPAAIGAQFARRDRVVIDIDGDASIRMNIGELETVTTYGLPVKVVVLNNSGDGMVRQWQKLFFKGRFSASDKSLHKKDFVKAAQADGFEWAQRLDDPARIDATIADFLAFDGPAFLEVVIDPDAGVYPMVGPGATYAEMITGEWIASRHAPATPAEAEPTGMF
- the ilvC gene encoding ketol-acid reductoisomerase; the encoded protein is MTDIQATTAPLQNARIAVLGYGSQGRAHALNLKDSGLDVVVGLRPGGPSWSRAYVDGFAVAEPADAVRGADLVAVLTPDMTQPAIYENAIAPNMKPGATLLFAHGFNVHFGQIKPREDIDVVLVAPKGPGALVRREYEIGRGVPCLYAVHQDATGKAAERATAYAAGIGGARAMLIETDFKEETETDLFGEQAVLCGGASELVIKGFETLVEAGYRPEIAYYEVMHELKLIVDLFYEGGLARMLEFVSETAQYGDYTRGPRVVDEGTKERMKGVLKDIQDGTFAREWTAEYKAGLPNYKALKQRDLDHPIEKVGAQLRARMPWLAANQPKPAAEPAKAE
- the ilvD gene encoding dihydroxy-acid dehydratase, encoding MTTKKIPIRTLRSDAIKTGPDRAPARAMLRATGLDDEAIARPMVAIVHSWSNVSPCNLNLRDLAEAAAEGVRAAGGTPVEFNTIAVTDGIAMGTSGMRSSLVSREVITDSIELAVDGHCLDAMVVLCGCDKTIPAAAMALARLNIPGVALYGGSIDHGSRNGCPITVQEVFEAVGAHGAGKIDDAELDDVERHACPGAGACGGQFTANTMAMVLTTLGLSPVGLNDIPATAPAKRDAAFRCGELAMACLEANRRPRDVMTRAAFDNAARMVAATAGSTNAVLHLLAMANEARVPLSIEDFEPASAHTPVIADLKPGGRYSAVELTAAGGTAIVARALREAGLIADTQTVTGRTLFEELDAAPAATEGQQVVRSVENAFKPRGGYSILYGNLSPEGCILKLAGHGRTSHAGPARVFESEEEAFAAVQAGRIRAGDIMVIRNEGPAGGPGMREMLAVTAALVGRGLGNDVALITDGRFSGATHGFMVGHIAPEAARGGPIGLLREGDAIFIDASTRELRTDADLASRRAAWRPAPPKVTRGVLAKYARLVGSAAEGAVTQAFDDAPIASPRARREIEDEDLSQELIGN
- the leuB gene encoding 3-isopropylmalate dehydrogenase yields the protein MKASIVVLPGDGIGPEVASAGVAVLRQIATRFGHEFTFAEHAIGGDAIDRFGDPLPPQTREALLAADAVLLGAVGGPKWSDPNAPVRPEQGLLAMRKLLGVFANVRPLKLHPRTAALSPLKPERTKGVDLVFIRELTGGIYFGAKTRSEHDATDECRYSVEEIERVVRHAFALARTRRRKVTSVDKANVLETSRLWRSVATRVAADFPDVALEHQLVDSMAMHLLTRPADYDVIVTENMFGDILTDEASVLAGSLGLSPSASIGGPGAGVYEPIHGSAPDIAGQSLANPLGTILSAAMLLRHSLGLTEEAAAVEAAVDHVLEHADLTRDLGGTATTHAVTRAVIEACNAKAEAA
- the leuD gene encoding 3-isopropylmalate dehydratase small subunit — encoded protein: MSPTLRPLTYVHSRTAVLRNENIDTDRIIPARFLTTTERTGLGKHCFEDWRYAADGSDDPAFPLNRPEARGCSILVAGRNFGCGSSREHAPWALLDYGIRAVISNEIADIFRGNSLKNGLLAIVVSDAEHRWLLDNPGVELRIDIAEGTIRLPDGGNLRFDLDAFSRHCLLNGVDQLGFLLQQESAIAAYEQRMEAAA
- the leuC gene encoding 3-isopropylmalate dehydratase large subunit — encoded protein: MSARTLFDKLWDTHQVVAETEATPGVLYIDLHMVHEVTSPQAFDELRSRGLKVRRPDRTLATLDHSTPTLPPDANGKRPYYTPEAEAQVAKLESNVREFGIDLMGWDSPQRGIVHVAGPEVGATQPGMTIVCGDSHTATHGAFGALAFGIGTTEVGHVLATQCLLQRKPKSFAIHVDGALQDGVTAKDLILHIIGTIGIGGGTGHVIEYTGEAIRALSMEERMTVCNMSIEAGARAGLIAPDDTTFAWLEGRERVPKGEAWDRAVAYWRTLPTDEGARYDREVRIDASTIQPSVTYGTHPGMVVSIHAPVPAATDALEQRALDYMQVTAGKSIAGEPVDVVFIGSCTNGRLSDLRAAAAILRGRRVASRVRMLVVPGSEQVRRDAEREGLHEVFRAAGAEWREPGCSMCIAMNGDLAQPGQLVVATSNRNFEGRQGKGARTVLASPLVAAASAVAGHVADPREYMTQEVAA